Proteins co-encoded in one Psychromonas sp. L1A2 genomic window:
- a CDS encoding DegT/DnrJ/EryC1/StrS family aminotransferase — protein sequence MNLNDIDSLGQNNFPKWEKLEASLSTIFSNRYYTNHGPFTQKLESTVEELLEVKHAIAMTNDAIALVISAKALNLSGKVICSPFISPSALNSLYWNNLTPIVCEVDEQTLAIKTSTIEHYIDDEVSAILGNHLMMEADEAKALQEIAKKNNIKLYFDARSSFGEKLNNVKIGSFGALEVFSFSQSELINGAESAIVCTNDDELAKKIRNIRSSYGAGEVVSVPITGNGRISEAQAAIALLSIEDMDKNRERNILQHAHYAQCFSQMKGFNIVNSSDNEDKNYSSIVVKVENLTLSPNLKNIKITSPFNHGINHNFQNKVIEHNLNNSLFINVPVGNHIDKIKIDAICNTLEKASIQK from the coding sequence ATGAACCTTAATGATATTGACTCGCTTGGACAGAATAATTTTCCTAAATGGGAGAAATTGGAAGCTTCACTCTCCACTATTTTTTCTAATCGATACTACACCAACCATGGCCCCTTCACGCAGAAACTTGAAAGTACAGTAGAGGAGTTGCTCGAAGTGAAGCATGCTATTGCGATGACAAATGATGCTATTGCGTTAGTTATTTCAGCTAAAGCACTCAATTTATCAGGCAAAGTAATATGCTCTCCGTTTATATCACCTTCTGCGTTAAACTCATTATATTGGAATAATTTAACACCAATTGTCTGTGAAGTTGATGAACAAACTTTAGCAATAAAAACGTCAACTATTGAACATTACATTGATGATGAAGTCTCTGCGATTTTAGGTAATCATTTAATGATGGAAGCAGACGAAGCTAAAGCTCTGCAAGAAATAGCCAAAAAAAATAATATTAAATTATATTTTGATGCCAGATCCTCATTCGGAGAGAAGCTAAATAACGTGAAAATAGGATCTTTTGGTGCTTTAGAAGTATTTTCATTTTCACAAAGTGAGTTAATTAATGGGGCAGAAAGCGCTATCGTTTGTACTAATGATGACGAGCTTGCCAAAAAAATAAGAAACATCAGAAGTAGCTATGGTGCAGGAGAAGTGGTTAGCGTTCCCATAACAGGAAACGGGAGAATATCAGAAGCACAAGCAGCGATTGCATTGTTGAGCATTGAAGATATGGATAAAAATAGAGAAAGAAATATACTTCAACACGCCCATTACGCACAATGTTTTTCACAAATGAAAGGCTTCAATATAGTGAATTCAAGCGATAATGAGGATAAAAACTATAGCTCAATAGTCGTTAAAGTAGAAAATTTAACACTCTCACCCAACTTAAAAAACATAAAAATAACCTCGCCATTTAACCATGGTATAAATCATAATTTTCAGAACAAAGTCATTGAACATAACCTTAATAACTCCTTATTCATTAATGTGCCAGTAGGTAATCATATTGATAAAATAAAAATTGATGCAATATGCAATACCTTAGAAAAAGCATCGATTCAAAAGTAG
- a CDS encoding DegT/DnrJ/EryC1/StrS family aminotransferase: MKFEDIFIKSSTPIFSEIKSTSNLVKPNFDNFIEKVKQSYENKNFKQGKQVLDFENKLSKIHGTNECIAFCNGLWGMVLTIQALCLPHKTEVIMPTMTYRRLADITAWLNLTPHFCDIDPKGLGATVATVESCINSDTGLLLIAQPIVKVCDMHAFERLGKKYSIPVLFDSVEAGVGTLKNKKIGSFGAAECFSMHASKLINGFEAGYITTNDTQLAEKLRELRCNGLNNNNAIISNGLNTELNEVHAAMGLIGLAELGPQIERNKARYYLYKQLLKTLPSVTLVEYDEQEARGYKNILIKLEDNWPLSRQETLTLMHQDNILARPYYWPVLHTKETDYPTISGNIIHANNVSEQYILMPSGEFLSLEDIHKVVHYLKIIHYNSQEIKERL, encoded by the coding sequence ATGAAATTTGAAGATATTTTTATTAAAAGCTCAACTCCTATATTTTCTGAAATTAAGTCAACATCAAACTTAGTTAAACCTAATTTTGATAATTTCATTGAAAAAGTAAAACAAAGTTATGAAAACAAAAATTTTAAGCAGGGGAAGCAAGTACTAGATTTTGAAAACAAGCTTTCAAAAATACATGGAACCAATGAATGTATTGCATTCTGTAATGGGTTGTGGGGGATGGTACTAACTATTCAAGCCTTATGCTTACCGCATAAAACAGAAGTTATTATGCCAACAATGACTTATAGACGACTCGCAGATATTACTGCATGGCTAAATTTAACTCCTCATTTTTGTGATATCGACCCCAAAGGGTTAGGCGCGACAGTTGCAACGGTTGAGTCTTGTATCAATTCAGATACAGGCTTATTACTTATTGCACAACCTATTGTTAAAGTCTGTGATATGCACGCTTTCGAGCGTTTAGGCAAAAAGTATAGTATCCCCGTTTTATTCGATTCTGTTGAAGCGGGTGTAGGCACATTAAAAAATAAAAAAATTGGAAGTTTTGGGGCCGCTGAATGTTTTTCTATGCATGCCAGTAAACTAATTAATGGCTTTGAAGCAGGTTACATCACAACAAATGATACACAACTTGCAGAAAAATTAAGAGAGTTAAGGTGCAATGGCTTAAATAACAATAATGCAATAATATCTAATGGACTCAATACAGAGTTAAATGAAGTACATGCAGCAATGGGGTTAATCGGCCTTGCAGAACTAGGACCACAGATAGAGCGTAACAAAGCGCGATATTATTTATATAAACAATTATTAAAAACATTACCATCAGTTACACTGGTTGAATATGATGAGCAAGAAGCAAGAGGCTATAAAAACATATTAATTAAGTTAGAAGATAACTGGCCTTTAAGTCGCCAAGAAACGCTTACTTTAATGCATCAAGATAATATATTAGCCAGACCCTATTATTGGCCAGTATTGCATACAAAAGAAACAGATTACCCGACAATATCAGGCAACATTATTCATGCCAACAATGTATCTGAGCAATATATACTAATGCCAAGTGGGGAGTTTCTTTCATTAGAGGATATACATAAAGTAGTTCATTACCTTAAGATTATTCATTACAACTCACAAGAAATCAAAGAGAGATTATAA
- a CDS encoding class I SAM-dependent methyltransferase, giving the protein MKNLKYGKDLHQQYPKTCDPKDFWGQICRTVNGEAISEEQISLIYEQICTQLKFIKKDNILDLGCGNGALSTLFFEKIESFLGIDFSEYLIDIAKDNFEKNEFVFQVEDAVDFCSTSLSTEKFNKVLCYGAFAYFDDTQAIQVLTSLNKRFNNVDLIFIGNLPDRDKADSFYHTKELKNKYLDDPQSSIGHWRSKNKFKVLAESCGWHTEFIHMPTHFYAAHYRYDVLLTRINIEK; this is encoded by the coding sequence ATGAAAAATCTAAAATATGGGAAAGATCTTCATCAGCAATATCCTAAAACCTGTGATCCTAAAGATTTTTGGGGACAAATATGCAGAACAGTCAACGGAGAGGCGATTAGTGAAGAACAAATTTCATTAATTTATGAACAGATATGTACACAGTTAAAGTTTATAAAAAAAGATAATATATTAGATCTAGGGTGTGGAAATGGTGCGTTATCGACATTATTTTTTGAAAAAATTGAAAGTTTCCTCGGAATAGACTTCTCTGAATATTTAATTGACATCGCAAAAGATAACTTTGAAAAAAATGAATTTGTATTTCAAGTTGAAGATGCCGTTGATTTTTGTTCCACATCATTAAGTACAGAAAAATTTAACAAAGTACTCTGTTATGGTGCTTTCGCTTATTTTGACGATACGCAAGCAATACAAGTATTAACTAGCTTAAATAAAAGATTCAATAATGTGGATCTTATTTTTATTGGTAACTTACCTGATCGTGATAAAGCTGATAGCTTTTATCATACAAAAGAATTAAAAAATAAATACTTAGATGATCCACAATCATCAATTGGTCACTGGCGAAGCAAAAATAAATTTAAAGTATTAGCAGAATCCTGCGGTTGGCATACTGAGTTTATACACATGCCTACACATTTTTATGCTGCTCATTACCGTTATGATGTTTTACTTACTAGAATAAATATAGAGAAATGA
- a CDS encoding WbqC family protein: MKIGIMQPYFFPYLGYLQLIQHTDKWIVFDSIQFSSKSWVNRNRILHPEQSKDWQYVTIPLKKHSNLSQINEIDINNNITWQKQILGKLTHYKKIAPFYNQTIEIVKESILPPHTKLNNVLVNSLVNTCDYLGIDFQYSLFSEMNFDDSIITSPGDWALNIAKAHHASEYVNPPSGFKIFNEEAFIKNNIQLSFLTSDLPTYSQSRSPFSVGLSIIDIMMWNSPHDIKLMLNKYRINSYKELDQQVIAK; encoded by the coding sequence TTGAAAATTGGTATAATGCAACCCTATTTTTTTCCTTATTTGGGCTATTTACAATTAATTCAACATACTGATAAATGGATTGTTTTTGACAGTATTCAGTTTTCATCAAAAAGCTGGGTTAATCGCAATAGAATACTACACCCAGAGCAAAGCAAAGATTGGCAATATGTAACTATCCCATTAAAAAAACATTCCAATTTATCCCAGATTAATGAAATAGATATAAATAATAATATTACTTGGCAAAAACAAATACTTGGGAAGTTAACGCATTATAAAAAAATTGCGCCTTTTTATAATCAAACAATTGAAATAGTAAAAGAAAGTATTCTTCCACCCCATACAAAACTTAATAATGTATTAGTTAACTCTTTAGTAAACACCTGTGATTATCTAGGAATAGATTTTCAATATAGTTTATTTTCAGAAATGAATTTTGATGACAGCATCATTACTTCACCTGGTGATTGGGCGCTGAATATTGCTAAAGCTCATCATGCTTCGGAATATGTTAACCCTCCTAGTGGTTTCAAGATATTTAATGAAGAAGCATTCATCAAGAATAATATCCAACTCTCTTTTTTAACATCTGACTTACCAACATATTCTCAAAGTAGATCCCCATTTAGCGTCGGGTTATCGATCATTGATATTATGATGTGGAATAGTCCGCACGATATAAAGCTTATGCTTAATAAATACAGAATTAACTCTTACAAAGAATTAGATCAACAGGTTATTGCCAAATAA
- a CDS encoding class I SAM-dependent methyltransferase, giving the protein MFKTLTKRLLLTVGLKINRVPSHQQKITEREPQLKAETIAKFMMRLKKHPLNANEHLDYANYLFEINRNFLAYAEFKTAKYLGAVINEDKLFEEKLRDAIPEHKNIPHNQYFRFKTLCNELILRAENKNISVLDVGGSEGQLASFLPEATHYCLAEPTTNCISGTDLPFEDKSFDYVVACHVLEHIPVERRTLFLNQLMSKAKNGVILLNPFHIDGTFVRERLELFIEITNAEWAKEHLECSLPKLDDIKAFAVAQNIDISMKPSGTLTTGLAFAFLDHFSGKADLRDDRDKVSAFFNNNYFDISDSDEYPIAYLVYLKCKK; this is encoded by the coding sequence ATGTTTAAAACACTAACAAAGCGATTGTTGTTAACAGTGGGATTGAAAATTAATAGAGTACCAAGTCATCAACAAAAAATAACGGAAAGAGAGCCGCAGTTGAAAGCAGAAACTATTGCTAAGTTTATGATGAGATTAAAAAAGCACCCCCTTAACGCTAATGAACATTTAGACTATGCAAATTATTTATTTGAGATCAACAGAAATTTTCTAGCATATGCTGAGTTTAAAACAGCCAAGTATTTGGGAGCTGTTATTAATGAAGATAAATTATTTGAAGAAAAGTTACGAGATGCAATACCAGAGCATAAAAACATCCCTCACAATCAATACTTTAGGTTTAAGACCTTGTGTAATGAACTTATTTTGAGGGCTGAAAATAAAAATATATCAGTATTAGATGTTGGGGGTAGTGAAGGACAACTTGCTTCGTTTCTCCCTGAGGCCACGCATTATTGTTTGGCTGAGCCAACAACTAATTGTATTTCAGGAACAGACTTACCATTTGAAGATAAATCATTTGATTACGTTGTCGCTTGCCATGTGTTAGAACATATTCCGGTTGAGAGACGAACTCTATTTCTTAACCAACTAATGTCAAAAGCAAAGAATGGTGTTATTTTATTAAATCCATTTCATATTGATGGCACGTTTGTACGTGAAAGATTGGAGTTATTCATAGAAATAACCAACGCAGAGTGGGCAAAAGAGCATTTAGAGTGCTCACTTCCCAAGCTTGATGATATAAAAGCCTTTGCTGTAGCTCAAAATATTGACATTTCGATGAAGCCTAGCGGTACACTAACAACAGGCTTAGCTTTTGCTTTTCTTGATCATTTTTCAGGTAAAGCAGATCTTAGAGATGATAGAGATAAAGTAAGCGCTTTTTTCAACAACAATTACTTTGATATTTCAGATTCAGATGAATACCCTATAGCATACTTGGTCTATTTAAAGTGTAAAAAGTAA
- a CDS encoding DegT/DnrJ/EryC1/StrS family aminotransferase: protein MINITSPYLPNKEKYKEYVDEIYKNGWITNNGPMVQKLERRLAVYLGVKNIVLVANGTIALEIAYRALSLKGDVITTPFSFVATTSSLVTNNLNPIFCDIHEETLNIDETKLEGLITPNTSAIVPVHIFGNSCNIEEIKKISKKHSLKVIYDAAHAFGVTYKGKSILNHGDISTLSFHATKLFQTIEGGALVINDDSLVKKTRELINFGIESQESIPSLGTNAKMNEFEAAMGLCVLDDIDFIFKQRKTIYKNYINKLNGSVEFPVQNKQATLNYSYFPLLLENKEQMQALQQALNSEDIFPRRYFCPSLDTLNYIEPKQYSPISRSISARILCLPIYPGLSLDMQNKIIEIVINTININTKE from the coding sequence ATGATAAATATTACTAGCCCGTACCTGCCCAACAAAGAAAAATATAAAGAATATGTTGATGAGATATATAAAAATGGCTGGATAACGAATAATGGTCCTATGGTCCAAAAGCTTGAGCGAAGATTAGCGGTATATTTAGGCGTGAAGAACATTGTTTTGGTGGCCAACGGTACAATAGCGCTAGAGATAGCTTATAGAGCTTTAAGCCTCAAAGGAGATGTAATCACTACCCCATTTAGCTTTGTTGCGACCACAAGCTCATTGGTAACTAATAATCTAAATCCTATTTTTTGTGATATTCATGAGGAAACATTAAACATAGATGAAACAAAATTAGAAGGACTTATTACCCCAAACACCTCTGCGATTGTGCCAGTTCATATTTTTGGAAATAGCTGTAATATTGAAGAAATTAAAAAGATTTCAAAAAAGCACAGCTTAAAAGTTATTTACGATGCAGCCCATGCTTTTGGTGTGACATATAAAGGTAAAAGCATATTGAATCATGGTGACATTTCAACGTTAAGCTTCCATGCAACTAAGCTATTTCAGACAATTGAAGGGGGGGCATTAGTTATTAATGATGATTCTCTGGTAAAAAAAACTCGTGAGTTAATAAATTTTGGAATAGAGAGCCAAGAGTCAATCCCTAGCTTGGGGACAAATGCAAAAATGAATGAGTTTGAAGCTGCAATGGGATTATGTGTTCTCGACGATATTGACTTTATTTTCAAACAGCGAAAAACAATCTATAAAAACTACATAAATAAACTCAATGGGTCTGTTGAGTTCCCAGTGCAAAACAAGCAAGCAACTTTAAATTATAGTTATTTCCCACTTCTGTTAGAAAATAAAGAACAAATGCAGGCGTTACAACAAGCCCTAAATAGCGAAGACATATTCCCCAGACGCTATTTTTGTCCATCTTTAGATACGTTAAATTATATTGAGCCGAAACAATATTCGCCTATTTCAAGAAGTATCTCAGCAAGGATACTCTGCTTGCCAATTTATCCGGGATTATCACTAGATATGCAAAATAAAATTATTGAAATAGTAATAAATACAATAAATATAAACACCAAGGAATAA
- the pseC gene encoding UDP-4-amino-4,6-dideoxy-N-acetyl-beta-L-altrosamine transaminase, with protein sequence MIPYGKQDINQQDIEAVVKVLQSDFLTQGPQVPLFEAAINRTVNSQYAVAVNSATSALHIACLALGVGKGDIVWTSPITFVASANCALYCGASVDFVDIDSETYNLSPIELEKKLIVAKQQNKLPKVVIPVHLAGQSCEMQKIHQLSLEYNFKIIEDAAHGIGGKYQDKPIGNCRYSDITVFSFHPVKIVTTAEGGVATTNCPNLSASMQRLRSHGITRDESLMTEPSHGDWYYQQLELGFNYRMSDLHAALGISQLERLTEFIYKRNKLAKDYSEAFLGLPLTLPQQHFDTNSSWHLYIIRLQLSDVSQTHREVFSKLRRAGILVNLHYIPIYKQPYYKKISSVNTALPQAEHYYEEAISIPIYPAMSTSQQQKIIEALKNIIK encoded by the coding sequence ATGATCCCTTACGGTAAACAAGATATTAATCAGCAAGATATCGAAGCTGTGGTTAAAGTATTGCAGTCTGACTTCCTAACGCAAGGACCTCAAGTACCTCTTTTTGAAGCAGCAATTAACCGAACCGTCAACTCACAATATGCTGTAGCAGTAAATTCAGCGACGTCTGCATTACATATTGCTTGCTTAGCGTTAGGTGTAGGCAAAGGCGATATCGTCTGGACCAGTCCTATCACTTTTGTTGCAAGTGCTAACTGTGCGTTATATTGCGGCGCTTCCGTTGATTTTGTGGATATTGACTCAGAGACTTATAACCTATCCCCAATAGAACTTGAAAAAAAGTTAATCGTAGCCAAACAACAGAACAAACTACCTAAAGTCGTCATCCCCGTACACCTCGCAGGCCAATCTTGCGAAATGCAAAAAATCCATCAGCTGAGTCTAGAATACAATTTTAAAATAATCGAAGATGCAGCACATGGGATTGGCGGAAAATATCAAGATAAACCTATTGGTAATTGTCGTTATAGCGACATAACAGTCTTTAGCTTTCACCCAGTCAAAATAGTGACAACCGCAGAAGGTGGAGTAGCCACCACTAATTGTCCGAACTTATCTGCATCAATGCAGCGATTGCGCTCTCACGGCATTACAAGAGATGAATCATTGATGACAGAACCATCACATGGAGATTGGTACTACCAACAACTTGAACTCGGCTTTAATTATCGGATGAGTGACTTACATGCAGCATTAGGGATTAGTCAACTAGAGCGATTAACAGAGTTCATCTATAAAAGAAATAAGCTAGCAAAAGATTACAGCGAAGCGTTTTTAGGGCTTCCGCTGACCTTGCCACAACAGCATTTCGATACCAACTCTTCATGGCATCTTTATATCATTAGATTACAACTTTCTGATGTATCCCAAACACATCGAGAGGTATTCTCTAAATTAAGGCGGGCAGGAATACTCGTCAACCTACATTATATCCCAATATATAAACAGCCCTACTACAAAAAAATTAGCAGTGTAAATACAGCTCTTCCTCAAGCAGAACACTATTATGAAGAAGCAATTAGCATCCCGATTTATCCAGCAATGAGTACATCACAACAACAAAAAATAATCGAGGCATTAAAAAATATAATAAAGTGA
- the pseB gene encoding UDP-N-acetylglucosamine 4,6-dehydratase (inverting), which translates to MFNNQSILITGGTGSFGRKYVKTLLERYQPKKIIIFSRDELKQFEMQQEFNAPCMRYFIGDVRDKERLTQAMNGVDYVIHAAAMKHVPASEYNPTECIKTNINGAENVIHAALTNNVKKVIALSTDKAANPINLYGATKLASDKLFVAANNMSGGHQTLFSVVRYGNVAGSRGSVVPFFDKLINDGVTEIPITHPDMTRFWITLQDGVDFVLKNFARMLGGEIFVPKIPSMRILDLAKAMAPNLEIKIVGIRPGEKLHEIMCPADDSYHTYEYQDHFIIAPAIKFFNRSNDFTTNNLQEEGELVEHGYEYNSLTNKHFLTKEELLTLNELAEE; encoded by the coding sequence ATGTTCAATAATCAATCAATATTGATAACCGGTGGTACGGGCTCTTTTGGCAGAAAATATGTCAAAACCTTACTCGAGCGTTACCAACCTAAAAAAATAATTATCTTTTCTCGTGATGAACTTAAACAATTTGAAATGCAGCAAGAGTTCAATGCCCCTTGCATGCGTTACTTTATTGGTGATGTACGTGATAAAGAGCGCTTAACACAAGCAATGAATGGTGTTGACTATGTTATTCATGCAGCAGCCATGAAGCATGTCCCTGCATCAGAATACAATCCGACTGAGTGCATAAAGACAAATATCAATGGTGCTGAGAATGTCATTCATGCAGCACTCACTAATAATGTGAAAAAAGTCATCGCTCTTTCTACTGACAAAGCAGCAAACCCAATCAATTTATATGGCGCGACTAAATTGGCTTCCGATAAGCTTTTTGTTGCGGCTAATAATATGTCAGGTGGCCATCAAACCCTTTTCTCTGTAGTACGTTACGGTAATGTAGCTGGTTCTCGTGGTAGTGTTGTACCTTTCTTTGATAAATTAATTAATGACGGTGTAACAGAAATCCCAATCACCCATCCTGATATGACTCGTTTCTGGATAACATTACAAGATGGCGTAGACTTTGTATTAAAGAATTTTGCACGCATGCTTGGAGGAGAAATATTTGTACCTAAAATCCCGTCTATGCGCATACTTGATCTAGCTAAAGCGATGGCTCCTAATCTAGAAATAAAAATAGTAGGTATTCGACCAGGTGAAAAACTGCATGAAATAATGTGTCCTGCTGATGACTCATACCATACCTACGAATATCAAGACCATTTCATTATTGCGCCGGCTATTAAGTTTTTTAACCGTAGCAATGACTTCACCACGAACAACCTACAAGAAGAGGGCGAGCTTGTTGAGCATGGTTATGAATATAACTCTCTTACTAATAAGCACTTTCTGACCAAAGAAGAACTATTAACATTAAATGAGTTAGCAGAGGAATGA
- the fliS gene encoding flagellar export chaperone FliS: protein MSQVENADPHTLISLIMQHVIGSQRQIKVRLSVKILKIKIVCLKKVIGLIGGLQNSLDMEKGGEIFENIYNLYAYIISQVTQVNIKNNCESLTEIISLISEIKSGWDGIPQDIRQQYNR from the coding sequence TTGTCACAAGTTGAAAATGCAGATCCACATACGCTTATTTCATTGATAATGCAGCATGTTATAGGCTCGCAGCGGCAGATAAAGGTGCGATTGAGCGTAAAGATTTTGAAAATAAAAATCGTATGCTTAAAAAAAGTAATTGGACTTATTGGGGGGTTGCAAAATAGTTTAGATATGGAAAAAGGCGGTGAAATATTTGAAAATATTTATAACTTATACGCTTATATAATTTCACAAGTCACTCAGGTAAATATCAAAAATAATTGTGAGTCATTAACTGAAATAATAAGCTTAATCAGCGAAATAAAATCAGGTTGGGATGGTATTCCACAAGATATACGTCAGCAATATAATCGTTAA
- a CDS encoding sigma-54 dependent transcriptional regulator, translated as MTLRPPIYLVDMTAQQTEILQTVLHFVGESYLTVNIDDLSTHVNQSLPLAVILSNQDNNLSAIASDFPKVPFISLSGEVDNIHSNHIGMLNLPIVYAELTQLLHYCQTFQNPQHQLNKANKYLISSLVGKGLRIQEIRYLVEQVAESNANVLVLGESGTGKEVVARAIHEVSNRSKGPFVPVNCGAIPAELLESELFGHEKGAFTGAFSARKGRFELAEGGTLFLDEIGDMPMPMQVKLLRVLQERTFERVGGTKSLQADVRIIAATHRHLEDMIIAGTFREDLFYRLNVFPIEKPALRDRQEDIPLLLQELLSRLEVEHKATLRFTQRALESLMQHSWPGNIRELSNLLERLLILHSNKIIDINELPVKYRYLDEQGEMVEHIQYNPEEEALLERDALSGMFGDAPILSDESDEESQGFLGNLPAEGMNLKNKLVEFEMEMIRQAIDSQDGVVSHAAELLSMRRTTLVEKMKKYGLNKEG; from the coding sequence ATGACACTGCGCCCACCGATTTATTTAGTTGATATGACAGCACAACAAACAGAAATATTACAAACGGTTTTACACTTTGTTGGCGAATCTTATCTAACTGTTAATATTGATGATCTAAGCACACATGTAAATCAATCATTGCCTTTGGCTGTTATTTTGAGTAATCAAGATAATAATCTCTCTGCAATCGCAAGCGATTTTCCGAAGGTGCCATTTATTAGCTTATCAGGAGAAGTTGATAATATTCATAGTAACCATATAGGTATGCTTAATTTACCTATTGTTTATGCAGAATTAACGCAATTATTGCATTACTGTCAAACCTTTCAGAACCCTCAACATCAGTTGAATAAAGCAAATAAATACCTCATTTCTTCTTTAGTTGGTAAAGGATTGCGCATTCAAGAGATTCGTTACTTAGTGGAGCAAGTTGCTGAAAGTAATGCCAATGTGTTGGTCTTAGGTGAATCGGGAACGGGTAAAGAAGTTGTCGCACGTGCTATCCATGAAGTTTCTAACCGTAGTAAAGGACCTTTTGTGCCCGTTAACTGTGGCGCTATTCCAGCTGAACTTTTAGAGAGTGAATTATTTGGACATGAAAAAGGGGCCTTCACCGGTGCTTTTTCTGCTAGAAAAGGTCGTTTTGAATTAGCAGAAGGCGGTACGCTATTTCTGGATGAAATTGGTGATATGCCAATGCCAATGCAAGTTAAATTATTACGAGTGTTACAAGAAAGAACCTTCGAACGCGTTGGTGGTACTAAATCATTACAAGCTGATGTGCGTATTATTGCGGCTACACATCGTCACTTAGAAGATATGATCATCGCTGGGACATTCCGCGAGGATTTATTCTATCGCTTAAATGTATTCCCAATAGAAAAGCCTGCATTACGCGATCGCCAAGAAGATATTCCTTTACTATTACAAGAGCTTTTATCTCGTTTAGAAGTTGAGCATAAAGCAACACTGCGTTTTACTCAGCGCGCTTTAGAGTCATTAATGCAGCATAGCTGGCCTGGTAATATACGTGAGTTATCTAATTTATTAGAGCGTCTGTTGATATTACATAGTAATAAAATTATTGATATTAATGAGTTACCTGTTAAATATCGTTACCTTGATGAACAAGGCGAAATGGTTGAGCATATTCAATATAACCCAGAAGAAGAAGCGCTACTGGAACGTGATGCTTTATCGGGTATGTTTGGAGATGCGCCTATTTTATCTGACGAAAGTGATGAAGAGTCACAAGGTTTTTTAGGGAACTTACCTGCTGAAGGGATGAATTTAAAAAATAAATTGGTTGAGTTTGAAATGGAAATGATTCGCCAAGCAATTGATTCACAAGATGGTGTGGTGTCACATGCCGCTGAGTTGTTATCTATGCGCCGCACGACATTAGTTGAAAAGATGAAAAAATATGGATTAAACAAAGAGGGGTAG